From a single candidate division WOR-3 bacterium genomic region:
- a CDS encoding sulfide-dependent adenosine diphosphate thiazole synthase, with amino-acid sequence MIEETIISRAIVESYLNELLDSIESDVIIGGAGPSGLCAGYYLAKKGYRVIIFERALKLGGGMPGGGIMFNRIVVQAEARDILDEFNIQNHEYQPGYFVANSLEATAALTDKALKAGARIFNLMTIEDVIAREDSVSGVVINWSSVEMAKLHIDPISFKSKVVVDATGHPSEIVRIVEKKSGGRLLTPSGKVEGEKSMHAEVAEQFTVDNTKEAFPNLYVCGMASNAVFGGPRMGPIFGGMLLSGRKVAELIMKKI; translated from the coding sequence ATGATCGAAGAAACAATAATTTCAAGAGCAATCGTTGAATCGTATTTAAACGAACTGCTCGATTCTATTGAAAGCGATGTCATAATCGGCGGCGCCGGACCATCAGGCTTGTGCGCCGGATATTATCTGGCAAAAAAGGGCTATCGGGTCATCATTTTCGAACGTGCGCTCAAGCTCGGCGGTGGCATGCCCGGCGGCGGCATCATGTTCAACCGTATCGTCGTGCAGGCGGAAGCACGGGACATTCTCGACGAATTCAATATCCAAAATCACGAATATCAACCCGGATATTTTGTCGCCAATTCGCTTGAAGCGACAGCTGCCCTGACCGACAAAGCGCTCAAGGCAGGAGCAAGAATATTCAACCTGATGACGATCGAAGATGTGATCGCACGCGAGGATAGTGTGTCTGGCGTCGTTATCAACTGGTCGAGTGTCGAAATGGCTAAACTTCACATCGACCCTATCTCTTTCAAGTCAAAGGTCGTTGTCGATGCAACGGGGCACCCGTCCGAGATTGTTCGTATCGTCGAGAAAAAGAGTGGTGGCAGGCTGCTGACACCATCGGGTAAAGTTGAAGGAGAGAAGTCGATGCACGCGGAGGTCGCCGAACAATTCACCGTGGACAACACGAAGGAAGCATTCCCAAATCTTTATGTATGCGGCATGGCATCGAATGCCGTGTTTGGAGGACCGAGAATGGGACCGATTTTTGGCGGCATGCTCCTCTCAGGAAGGAAGGTTGCCGAACTTATCATGAAGAAGATCTAA
- a CDS encoding MFS transporter: MINPALIPQKSKRAIKYYISNLRLFSRNARLFLIGTFFWGMGFSGFMLLFNLYLKELGFAEGSIGNIISATTIGTALMAIPASLLLRRFAIKPILLISTPIAVFSYLMQITASQYAMILASGFAAGMAAVFSNVAAAPFFMRNSTPRERPYLFSMQFALMLFAGILGNILAGALPGMIQKAGMVPYLPYRFTLLIFSGLVLAAMIPITLIKQKPPRRPERMKIHSSRTIAKLFLPNLIVGIGAGLSIPFLNLYFKDSFNTPEYMIGIFYSMQQFLMITGLLIAPLAAERIGKIKTVVISQLISIPFLVVLGTTKLLAFAVLAFLIRAAFMNMAQPLYTNFAMEKVHHEDQPLTNALLTIAFTAGWGISANFGGYLIEHFGYAMPFITTSIFYLISTGITYGFFGKH, translated from the coding sequence TTGATCAACCCTGCACTAATCCCACAGAAATCTAAGCGCGCAATCAAGTATTACATAAGCAATCTGCGTTTGTTCTCGCGCAACGCACGTCTGTTCCTTATTGGCACCTTCTTCTGGGGTATGGGTTTTTCTGGATTCATGCTCCTTTTTAATCTATACCTTAAAGAGCTGGGCTTTGCCGAGGGCAGCATTGGCAATATCATTTCCGCAACGACAATCGGCACGGCGCTCATGGCTATTCCTGCTTCGCTCTTGCTGCGCCGGTTTGCGATCAAACCGATCCTTCTTATCTCCACACCGATCGCGGTTTTTTCATACCTGATGCAGATCACAGCGTCTCAATATGCAATGATACTCGCCAGCGGGTTTGCCGCGGGCATGGCAGCGGTATTCTCAAACGTCGCTGCAGCACCTTTTTTCATGCGCAACAGCACACCCAGGGAAAGGCCGTACCTTTTCAGCATGCAGTTTGCACTCATGCTTTTTGCCGGCATACTCGGGAACATACTGGCTGGTGCTCTGCCCGGCATGATCCAGAAAGCAGGAATGGTTCCTTATCTGCCGTATCGCTTCACGCTATTGATTTTCAGCGGTCTGGTGCTTGCGGCGATGATACCCATTACATTGATCAAACAGAAGCCACCCCGCCGGCCAGAACGTATGAAGATTCACTCCAGCCGCACCATCGCAAAACTCTTTCTGCCCAATCTGATCGTTGGCATAGGCGCGGGGCTGAGCATACCGTTCCTTAACTTGTATTTCAAGGATTCTTTCAACACACCGGAATACATGATCGGGATCTTCTACAGCATGCAGCAATTTCTTATGATCACGGGCTTGCTGATCGCACCCCTTGCCGCCGAGCGCATCGGCAAGATCAAAACCGTAGTCATTTCGCAGCTCATCTCCATCCCTTTCTTGGTTGTTCTCGGCACTACCAAGCTTCTGGCATTTGCCGTCCTGGCCTTCTTGATCCGCGCTGCCTTCATGAACATGGCGCAACCCCTGTATACCAACTTCGCCATGGAAAAAGTACATCACGAAGACCAGCCACTGACAAATGCGCTTCTCACGATAGCCTTCACTGCAGGATGGGGAATAAGCGCGAACTTTGGCGGATATTTGATCGAACATTTCGGCTATGCTATGCCGTTCATCACAACAAGCATATTTTATCTCATTTCTACCGGTATTACATATGGTTTTTTCGGAAAACATTAA
- the ispE gene encoding 4-(cytidine 5'-diphospho)-2-C-methyl-D-erythritol kinase, which produces MIRLKAWAKVNIGLKILNKREDGFHNLETTLTTVNLSDFLTLEETTSGTVIEAKNLQIERPDNLCYRAAELFKQRYGITRGVKIGLVKNIPVGAGLGGGSADAATVLKGLGKLFNMFIGDEELMEMAREIGSDVPFFIKGGAAYARGRGDELTFFKLPRMDLVLYYPGYAISTKWAYEQYDKMMLTHEPDVDNIVQDKRKAKRKGFQLENSFEKVIFQYHPDLLDVKTNLLGTGAFFVSLSGSGSCIFAVVDDSLRPKIIKYLGGIGATYFEVATT; this is translated from the coding sequence ATGATTAGACTAAAAGCCTGGGCGAAAGTGAATATCGGGCTGAAGATCCTCAATAAACGGGAAGATGGTTTCCATAATTTGGAGACGACCCTTACGACGGTAAACCTGTCTGATTTTTTGACGCTGGAGGAAACAACGTCGGGCACCGTCATAGAAGCCAAAAATCTCCAGATTGAGCGGCCTGATAACCTTTGTTACCGGGCTGCTGAACTATTCAAGCAACGATATGGAATAACCCGGGGGGTTAAGATCGGGCTTGTAAAGAACATCCCCGTTGGTGCTGGTTTAGGCGGCGGGTCTGCAGATGCCGCCACGGTGCTCAAGGGTCTTGGAAAGCTCTTCAATATGTTCATCGGGGACGAGGAACTCATGGAAATGGCCCGGGAGATAGGCTCTGATGTGCCGTTTTTCATCAAAGGGGGTGCTGCCTATGCACGCGGCAGGGGTGATGAGCTGACTTTTTTCAAATTACCCCGGATGGATCTTGTGCTTTACTATCCAGGATATGCGATATCTACGAAATGGGCTTACGAACAATATGATAAGATGATGTTGACACACGAGCCGGATGTGGATAATATTGTTCAGGACAAACGCAAAGCGAAGAGAAAGGGCTTTCAGCTGGAGAATAGCTTTGAAAAGGTAATTTTCCAGTACCACCCTGATCTATTGGATGTAAAAACGAATTTACTTGGCACGGGCGCCTTTTTTGTGTCATTATCCGGTAGCGGTTCATGTATTTTCGCTGTCGTTGATGACAGCCTTCGTCCCAAGATAATAAAGTACCTGGGTGGAATCGGTGCTACATATTTCGAAGTGGCAACTACTTGA
- a CDS encoding 50S ribosomal protein L25, which translates to MKIDLPANTLETEKKGDIKRLRREGKIPAVLYGHKEKTKRIYVEQKEFKKVLDAMKSETVIVNLKIGSKGFPCVIKSLQQNPLEATLLHVDFQHIHKKEKIRATVPIHALGEAPGIKKGGILDVHLHEVQVRCLPDALPSHIDVDISNLDLGEAIHISDIQMPSVEFELSSDTTVVSILVPRALEVEVKAPAEEEVVAAEEGAEEEEKKEEVKEAKEKKEVKEEKKGKEAPRGGK; encoded by the coding sequence ATGAAAATAGATCTACCTGCGAATACCCTTGAGACCGAGAAAAAGGGTGATATAAAACGATTACGCAGAGAAGGCAAAATTCCGGCCGTTCTATATGGACACAAAGAGAAAACCAAAAGAATATATGTTGAACAGAAGGAATTCAAAAAAGTTTTGGATGCAATGAAGAGCGAAACCGTCATTGTCAATCTGAAAATTGGTAGTAAAGGCTTTCCGTGTGTGATCAAGTCTTTGCAGCAAAATCCATTAGAGGCAACGCTGCTACACGTGGATTTTCAGCATATTCATAAAAAAGAGAAAATAAGAGCAACCGTGCCAATTCATGCTCTTGGTGAAGCACCCGGAATCAAGAAGGGTGGAATTCTGGACGTTCATCTTCATGAAGTGCAGGTGAGATGCCTGCCCGACGCTCTTCCTTCCCACATTGATGTTGACATCTCCAACCTTGATCTGGGTGAGGCTATTCACATCAGTGATATTCAGATGCCTAGTGTGGAGTTTGAGCTTTCGTCTGATACGACCGTCGTTTCGATTCTTGTCCCGCGCGCGTTAGAGGTTGAGGTTAAGGCGCCGGCTGAAGAGGAGGTTGTCGCGGCCGAAGAGGGCGCAGAAGAGGAAGAGAAAAAAGAGGAAGTAAAGGAAGCTAAAGAAAAGAAAGAGGTGAAGGAAGAGAAAAAAGGCAAGGAGGCACCCAGAGGAGGGAAATGA
- a CDS encoding bifunctional GNAT family N-acetyltransferase/carbon-nitrogen hydrolase family protein → MKDVDVRQFEKRIKLRVLKPEDYEAIVALQRECFPDMKTWTREQFDSLIKVFPEGQLCITLNRKIIASSSSLIVDLDEYHETHTWRDISGQGYATNHDPHGDTLYGIEIMVAPKFRGYKLSRRLYNERKKFARKLNLRRIVLGGRIPAFHKYADKMSARKYVEKVLERVIYDPVLTAQIANGFVLKRLIPEYLPGDKESKGFATLLEWTNLDYIPGPESALTPLYVRVCAVQYMMRMIKNFDDFAEHSTYFVDVASDYKCDFIMFPEMFTTQLLSFFQIKRPAKAMRALSEFTPRYLDLFTKLAIKHNINIIGGSHFAIEDDGLYNISFLFRRDGTIGKQYKIHITPSERRWWGVKPGSRVEVFDTDKGKIAILVCYDIEFPELARIAVRKGANMIFVPFNTDERRAYMRIRYCSHARCIENGIYVIIAGCVGNLPSVKNLDIHYAQSAILTPSDIPFQRDGVAAECAPNIETMIFQDLDLRLLKTHRSDGSVLTWLDRRSDLYKISYKEEEKDETF, encoded by the coding sequence ATGAAAGACGTCGATGTTCGGCAATTCGAGAAGCGCATAAAACTGCGCGTGCTTAAACCGGAAGACTACGAAGCAATAGTGGCACTTCAGAGGGAATGCTTCCCGGACATGAAAACCTGGACCAGGGAGCAATTTGACAGCCTAATCAAGGTGTTTCCTGAGGGACAGTTGTGCATCACGCTCAATAGAAAAATCATAGCCTCCTCATCAAGTCTGATCGTAGATCTCGACGAATATCACGAAACGCACACCTGGCGCGACATCAGCGGGCAGGGGTATGCCACGAACCACGATCCGCACGGCGACACGCTCTACGGAATAGAGATCATGGTGGCGCCCAAATTCAGGGGCTACAAACTGAGTCGGCGGCTGTACAACGAGCGCAAGAAGTTCGCAAGAAAGTTGAATCTACGTAGAATAGTGCTCGGCGGCCGTATTCCTGCTTTTCACAAATACGCGGACAAAATGTCGGCAAGAAAATATGTTGAGAAAGTACTGGAAAGAGTGATATACGACCCAGTTCTTACTGCTCAAATCGCCAACGGGTTTGTCCTGAAACGACTCATCCCGGAATACTTGCCCGGTGATAAAGAATCAAAAGGTTTTGCGACGCTTCTTGAATGGACGAACCTCGACTATATCCCCGGCCCGGAGAGTGCTTTGACGCCTCTATACGTGAGGGTTTGCGCAGTACAGTACATGATGCGTATGATCAAAAATTTCGACGATTTCGCTGAACACAGTACGTATTTTGTCGATGTTGCCTCTGACTACAAGTGTGATTTCATAATGTTCCCGGAGATGTTCACCACACAACTCTTGTCTTTTTTCCAGATCAAACGGCCCGCCAAAGCCATGCGCGCGCTTTCCGAATTCACGCCGCGCTACCTGGACCTTTTCACGAAACTTGCGATTAAGCATAATATCAACATAATAGGCGGTTCTCACTTCGCGATCGAGGATGATGGTCTGTATAACATTTCATTCCTGTTCCGCAGGGATGGAACGATCGGCAAGCAATATAAGATCCACATCACCCCGAGTGAACGCAGGTGGTGGGGCGTAAAACCGGGAAGCAGGGTTGAAGTCTTCGATACCGACAAGGGAAAGATCGCTATTCTCGTTTGCTACGATATTGAATTCCCCGAACTCGCCCGTATTGCTGTTCGCAAAGGCGCAAACATGATTTTCGTTCCTTTCAATACTGATGAGCGAAGAGCCTACATGCGCATACGATACTGCTCTCACGCCCGCTGTATCGAGAATGGGATATATGTAATAATCGCTGGCTGCGTCGGCAACCTGCCGAGTGTTAAGAACCTAGACATTCATTATGCACAGTCGGCTATTCTTACGCCGAGTGATATACCGTTTCAGCGTGACGGTGTTGCAGCCGAATGCGCCCCGAATATCGAAACGATGATCTTTCAGGATCTTGACCTTAGGCTGCTTAAGACACATCGATCAGACGGCAGTGTTCTGACCTGGCTCGACCGCCGCTCTGACCTGTACAAGATCAGTTACAAAGAAGAAGAAAAAGACGAAACCTTCTAA
- the dnaN gene encoding DNA polymerase III subunit beta, whose product MEFKIAKSALEKTLNSVVRIIPPKSTYTVLQNIILEAKDKEISIEATDLDIFIRKVIPAEVKDTGKVLIPGKKILEITREANAKEIGFKLKELNLQISAGNAHFNIPSLDSQEFPEVPKFPEKKWFDINISQAQEMVNSTIFMVAKDISRRPMNGVLIQLKENELKFVTTDGARLAMCKTEKQENPGEIIVAPKLFDLIGYDSPDEQVEIFSEERMLGLKFADTKIIARLIEGPYPNYEGVIPKTFVGNCTIEKDILDGALKRVSLVSSPHIKNVKFDYSSGGIVLSASSPDIGEAKEEIPCVYEGEGLSIWFNASYIIEILRHVTTNDVVMQLTSQSTAALLGPKAQENILYLLMPLRIEGWE is encoded by the coding sequence ATGGAATTCAAAATTGCTAAAAGTGCATTGGAGAAAACGCTGAATAGTGTCGTACGAATAATTCCTCCAAAGAGTACCTATACCGTATTACAGAATATCATATTAGAAGCAAAGGATAAAGAAATCTCGATAGAAGCAACTGATTTAGATATTTTTATAAGAAAGGTCATACCTGCCGAGGTCAAGGATACAGGAAAAGTACTGATACCGGGGAAGAAAATACTCGAAATAACAAGAGAGGCGAACGCTAAAGAAATCGGATTCAAACTAAAAGAACTGAACCTGCAAATTTCTGCTGGCAATGCGCATTTCAATATTCCTTCTTTGGACTCTCAAGAATTTCCCGAAGTCCCTAAATTTCCCGAGAAGAAATGGTTTGATATCAATATCAGTCAAGCACAGGAGATGGTCAACTCAACCATTTTCATGGTTGCAAAGGACATCAGCCGCCGGCCAATGAATGGTGTCCTCATTCAACTGAAGGAAAATGAATTAAAATTCGTAACAACCGATGGCGCCCGGTTGGCGATGTGCAAAACCGAAAAACAGGAAAATCCGGGTGAAATCATCGTTGCACCTAAACTGTTCGATCTCATCGGCTACGACAGCCCTGACGAGCAGGTCGAAATATTCTCGGAAGAAAGAATGTTGGGTCTGAAATTCGCGGACACAAAAATAATCGCGCGCTTAATTGAGGGTCCCTACCCTAACTATGAAGGGGTCATACCGAAAACCTTTGTGGGTAATTGTACGATAGAGAAGGATATTTTAGATGGTGCCCTCAAGCGTGTTTCCCTGGTTTCCAGTCCGCACATCAAGAATGTTAAGTTTGACTACAGCAGCGGCGGTATTGTTTTATCGGCCTCCTCGCCAGACATTGGTGAGGCCAAGGAAGAAATCCCCTGTGTTTACGAAGGTGAGGGTCTATCCATCTGGTTTAACGCAAGCTACATTATCGAAATCTTACGACATGTGACGACAAACGACGTGGTTATGCAGCTGACATCACAATCGACGGCGGCACTTCTTGGACCAAAAGCACAGGAGAATATACTGTATTTATTGATGCCTTTAAGGATCGAAGGGTGGGAATGA
- a CDS encoding septal ring lytic transglycosylase RlpA family protein translates to MGIVLCLYSCCCLFGGPTSAPTYGLASYYGSEFHGKKTASGEIFNQWDYTCAHRDLPFGTRIKVTNVKNKKSVVVRVNDRGPWVRGRLIDISYAAAKKIDMIAAGVTKVKIEILK, encoded by the coding sequence ATGGGCATTGTGTTATGTCTCTATTCATGTTGTTGTCTATTTGGTGGACCTACCAGTGCTCCGACATATGGCCTGGCGTCCTATTATGGGTCAGAATTCCACGGCAAAAAGACGGCATCGGGTGAAATCTTCAATCAGTGGGATTACACCTGTGCCCATAGGGATCTTCCATTTGGAACGCGCATCAAGGTCACCAACGTTAAAAACAAGAAATCCGTGGTCGTGAGGGTAAATGACCGGGGACCGTGGGTACGCGGCAGGTTGATTGATATATCCTATGCCGCGGCAAAAAAGATTGACATGATCGCAGCCGGGGTCACGAAAGTCAAAATAGAGATACTTAAATGA
- a CDS encoding ribose-phosphate pyrophosphokinase — protein sequence MKRDIKLFAGSASQDLTKKISSAIGVPVSKSTITRFADGELKVKLEENIRGRDVFIVQSTHSPAEHILELLLFLDAAKRASADRVTAVIPYFGYARQDRKDEPRVPISAKLLADLIARSGASRVLTMDLHAEQIQGYFDIPVDHLYAAPVFIDYYQKFSTASLIVVAPDTGSVKRARAFARRLGKHVPIAIVDKRRTGPNKSVVVNIIGEVENKIALIYDDMLDTGGTMVDAADSIRKKGAKEIYTCVVHPLLSGNAPERLMKSCIKELVVTDTIPLSPEKKIKKLKILSVASLLGKAIIRIHRAESISSLFKEVQT from the coding sequence ATGAAAAGGGATATAAAGTTATTTGCGGGTAGTGCGAGTCAGGATTTGACAAAAAAGATTTCTTCAGCCATTGGCGTTCCGGTTAGTAAGAGCACGATTACGCGCTTTGCTGACGGTGAGCTGAAGGTCAAACTGGAAGAGAATATCCGCGGTCGCGATGTATTTATCGTGCAGTCAACACATTCGCCAGCCGAGCATATTCTTGAGCTCCTGTTATTTCTTGACGCGGCGAAACGTGCTTCAGCGGATCGTGTAACCGCGGTCATTCCATACTTCGGCTATGCCAGGCAGGACAGAAAAGATGAGCCAAGGGTACCGATTTCGGCAAAGTTGCTTGCTGACCTGATCGCGAGAAGTGGTGCCAGCAGGGTATTGACAATGGACCTGCACGCCGAACAGATACAGGGATACTTTGACATTCCTGTCGATCACCTATATGCAGCACCTGTCTTTATCGACTACTATCAGAAATTCAGCACTGCTTCCCTGATCGTGGTCGCTCCCGATACCGGGAGCGTCAAGAGGGCGCGCGCTTTTGCGAGGCGCCTGGGTAAACACGTGCCGATCGCAATAGTTGATAAACGGCGGACTGGGCCAAATAAATCGGTAGTAGTGAACATCATCGGTGAGGTTGAGAACAAGATTGCATTGATCTACGATGATATGTTAGACACCGGCGGGACCATGGTCGATGCTGCTGATTCCATCCGCAAAAAAGGTGCCAAAGAAATATACACTTGTGTAGTACACCCACTCCTCTCTGGCAACGCGCCGGAAAGGTTAATGAAATCTTGTATCAAGGAGCTCGTGGTGACTGACACAATACCGTTGTCTCCGGAGAAGAAAATAAAGAAACTGAAAATATTGTCCGTTGCCAGTCTTCTAGGTAAAGCGATCATCAGAATCCATCGCGCTGAATCGATAAGTTCATTATTCAAGGAGGTACAAACATGA
- a CDS encoding T9SS type A sorting domain-containing protein: MAKTATCLAIVLVLCITTHEAYPFQLKSDILSSGGTTVVSTGFVAEGTLSQFTASSPWLTSSGFQAVIGFWHPFVGGPGIDEHYENLGPSAYVNFLYSNDPNPACDHTVIQYSIAREGRVRLEVYNTLGQRVTSLVDGTQSPGMYKVAWNFQIDRLPAGVYFYRLKTVDYTKIKKMVVVH; the protein is encoded by the coding sequence ATGGCCAAGACGGCGACATGTCTTGCCATTGTACTCGTGTTGTGTATTACTACGCATGAAGCCTATCCCTTTCAGCTCAAATCCGATATTTTATCGAGCGGTGGCACAACGGTGGTGTCTACCGGGTTTGTTGCTGAGGGCACGCTGTCCCAGTTCACGGCGAGCAGTCCGTGGCTTACGAGCAGCGGGTTTCAGGCGGTCATTGGTTTCTGGCATCCATTTGTCGGCGGCCCGGGGATCGATGAGCACTATGAAAATCTCGGACCGAGCGCTTACGTGAATTTCCTTTATTCAAATGACCCGAATCCGGCCTGTGATCATACGGTCATTCAGTATTCGATCGCGCGTGAGGGCAGGGTAAGACTTGAGGTTTATAACACGCTGGGCCAGCGCGTGACGTCGCTGGTGGACGGGACGCAGTCGCCCGGTATGTACAAGGTTGCCTGGAATTTTCAGATAGACCGTTTACCGGCCGGGGTCTATTTTTACCGGTTAAAGACCGTAGACTACACGAAGATTAAAAAGATGGTAGTAGTTCATTAG
- the dnaA gene encoding chromosomal replication initiator protein DnaA, translating to MTEQAKKTWENILNYLKERINPQSFATWFGSSSGVELKDDVLLVEFPNGFFIDWIEEHYYSILEEAVNHVNGSKLRLAFKATKQQGDRPIRKRKRIILSHASTKLQERYTFENFVVGKSNEFAHAAALAVAEAPGQAYNPLFLYGGVGLGKTHLMQAIGNFAHRQYKNLSVYYTQAENIMTELIEAIQKNQQMTFKRKYRTKELLLIDDIQFLFGKERLQEEIFHTFNYLYTQGKQIVISSDRPPKEIPTIEERLTSRFQGGLVVDLQPPDLETRIAILQKKAEFENIRIPSNVAYYIASRVKSNIRELEGCLIRLLAMSSLSGEDVTEQLTETVLKDLLNHGGKVTKEMILRNVVDEFGFTELELKGRRRTQKLALARQTSMYLIRNLLSLSLTEIGDFFGGKDHTTVMHAIEKVENLKKADFEYSQKLQGIMTRINSV from the coding sequence ATGACTGAGCAGGCGAAAAAAACCTGGGAGAATATCCTAAATTATTTAAAGGAAAGAATCAACCCCCAATCCTTTGCCACATGGTTTGGCAGTAGCTCCGGAGTTGAACTTAAAGATGATGTACTCCTCGTTGAATTCCCGAACGGATTTTTTATCGACTGGATAGAGGAACATTATTACAGCATACTGGAAGAGGCGGTTAATCACGTAAACGGAAGCAAACTGCGGCTTGCGTTCAAGGCAACAAAGCAGCAGGGTGATCGTCCGATCCGCAAGAGGAAAAGGATTATTCTTTCCCACGCCTCAACAAAACTGCAAGAGCGGTATACTTTCGAGAATTTTGTCGTTGGCAAGAGCAATGAATTCGCGCATGCAGCGGCGCTGGCCGTTGCCGAAGCGCCCGGCCAAGCATACAATCCTCTCTTCCTCTATGGTGGCGTGGGGTTGGGTAAAACCCATCTCATGCAGGCGATAGGCAATTTTGCACATCGCCAGTATAAGAACCTGAGTGTGTATTATACTCAAGCGGAAAACATAATGACCGAGCTCATTGAGGCAATACAGAAGAACCAACAGATGACATTTAAGAGGAAGTATCGCACGAAGGAACTCCTCCTTATCGACGATATTCAATTCCTTTTTGGAAAAGAGCGGTTGCAGGAAGAGATATTTCACACTTTTAACTACCTGTACACCCAGGGAAAGCAAATAGTCATTAGTTCAGACCGGCCACCAAAGGAGATCCCGACTATTGAGGAGCGTCTCACATCCCGCTTCCAGGGAGGGCTTGTCGTTGACCTTCAACCCCCGGACCTTGAGACTCGCATTGCTATCCTGCAGAAGAAGGCGGAATTTGAGAACATCAGGATCCCGAGTAACGTGGCTTATTATATTGCCTCCCGGGTGAAATCGAATATCCGTGAATTAGAGGGTTGCCTGATCAGACTACTGGCAATGTCATCCTTGTCAGGCGAAGATGTGACGGAACAACTGACCGAGACCGTGCTTAAGGACCTCTTAAACCACGGAGGCAAGGTCACGAAAGAAATGATCCTGCGCAACGTTGTCGATGAGTTCGGCTTCACCGAGTTAGAGCTCAAGGGCCGACGCAGAACCCAGAAGTTGGCACTGGCGCGACAGACTTCCATGTACTTGATCCGCAATTTGCTCAGTCTCTCCCTTACTGAAATCGGTGATTTCTTTGGAGGAAAGGACCACACAACGGTCATGCATGCTATTGAGAAAGTCGAAAATTTGAAGAAAGCCGACTTTGAATATAGCCAAAAACTCCAGGGGATAATGACGCGAATAAATAGTGTGTAA